A region of the Bacillus sp. NP247 genome:
CGCACTATTAGCTGATTTTTTTCAAATTGACTCTACAATAGAACAAAGTTTAGCACCGCACATTGTAACAACACCTATTGCAATGGCTATTTCAGAAATGATTGGCGGCATGTCGCAATTAACAGCCGTTTTCGTCGTATTAACTGCCTTAACTGGAGCATTACTCGGTCCTACGCTCATACGCATATGCCGTATTAAAACAGCGCTCGCAAAAGGTATAATGCTAGGTACTAGCGCGAATGGAACCGGAACATCAAAAGCATTTGAAATCGGTCCTGTAGAAGGTACAATTGCAAGTTTATCAATGCTTTTAACAGCTGGAGCTAGTTTAGTTATCGTTCCGCTTTTCTTATCTTGGATACAATAAAAAAGAAAGTGTTTAAACACTTTCTTTTTTATTTTTATATTTATATAATAGCTCATATTCTTCTGGAAACGCTAAAGATAATTTTTTCACTTCATCTATTCCTTTCCAATCTATTTCATGTATTAACTCATCAGGGTCTTGTATTTTCATGTTACCGCCTATTAACTTCACAACATAGTAATACACATGAACTGGTACCCCATATGTTATCCCCTTTTTTTCACATAGCTTGTCTATAACTTCTACTTCATAACCCGTTTCTTCCCATACTTCACGAACACAACACTCTTCAAGCTCTTCTCCCTCTTCTTGTCCTCCGCTCGGCACAGACCATCGCTTCTCTTCATTTACTTTTCCTTGTAATACCATTAGAAACTCATTCTTTTCATTCATACATATAGCTGCCGTACCAATCCATCTTTTCATCCTATCTCCCCCCATACTAACTTTCTATCTTTCTTTATATTTATCCTTGAAAAAAGAGGGAAAAAGTAAAACGATGACGAAAGATTACATCAACTTCATGAGCAGTCCCTTCTTAGAAATTCAAACCGGAAGGATGAAATTATGATTTCTAAATATGTTGTGGAATGTGTTTTTTGTGAAGAAAATCGGAAACCTCGGCAAGCAATTGTCACAGTGCCTGCTACTTCTCAGCTACTAGCCATTCAAAAAGTACGGGCTGAATGTAAACGTCGTTTCGGAAAAACTTTATTATTGCAAACAGAAATTAAAGAAGAATTACTCTTTGAACAAAAAGAAAGCTGACCATAAATTGGCCAGCTTTCTTATCCGATCATATTTTCACATGAAGATTAGGGGCATCCTCTTTAAGGATCGGGATTTACCCATTATGTGCGTTCCATAATGGTCATCGAACAATATATTTCTATACAATAAGCTATTGAATAGAATAGGGCAAAACTTGTTCGCATTTTTTAGAAAAGGGATAGGGATATAATTCAAGTAATACTTCGAATACTCGAACTTTACACTCATTATATTAAAGCAAATCTTTTTATATGAGAAATATGAATTACTTACATAATTCATTCGTAAAACATATTAATATGTTTCTATATATTCTCTTTAATCTACTAACAACATACATCCAGCTAATATTGGTGTCATAATCATCGAAAACCTTAGAAGCATGCGAGGTGCATAATTTGTAAACTTAGCTCCTATATATGCGCCTAACATTGTCCCGATTAAAACTTGTACTAATAATACATAATCTAAATACCCTTCCGAACTATATCCAAGCCCACCTCCAATTGCGATTGGTAATATAACGAGCATTGTCGTCCCTACAGATTGACGGATCGTTAAACCTAATAGAACCATTAACCCGAGTTGGATAAAGGGTGCTGAACCAATCCCAAACGAACCAGCTAAAATTCCAGTAACCAGTCCGAGACATATACATTTAATCAAGTTATCTTTCGTAAGTTCTTTTCCCCCTTTTAAAGACGACTGCTCCCTGTTTTGGAACATAATCAATCGAATAAACATAAAAATTGCAGATAAAAATAACATACCCGCTGTAAACCAGTGCAGAAGATGTGCTGGTACTAGCGAACCAAACTTTGAACCAATAAAGGAACCAATTGCTCCAAATCCCCCAACAATCCCACCTATTACAAACACAACATTCCCTTCTCGGTAATGACTTACTACTCCAGATAATGTTGTAAATGCCATAGCAGTTAAAGATGTTGCAAGCGCAACATGAATAGGGATATGGAATACCAGAGTGAGTATCGCGATGATAAACCCTGCTCCTCCTGCTCCGACAAATCCTAATAAAACTCCCATTAATAACATTGTTATAATAATTGCCACATACTCCCCCTCCAATACCCCAATTATCTATCATATGCACACTTCTATACAAATAAAAAGCACCCTAAACGGATGCTTTTACTACTTTTCTATATTGATAATATGTACTTAATCTTGATTAATCAAAATTACAGCTGGTCCAGAGACAACAACCCCAGCCACTTCTATCTTTTCAAATTCCTTCACTGTAATAGATATAACCCCTTCTCTTTCCATCAATTCCTTACTCAGGACATCAGTCGGTATCGCTTTCACCGTCTTACCTCCTTTTCATTTTATACAAAATTATAAAAAACTACCCAATGCATCTAAATATATGCATCACCTCCGCTTTCATTCCTTATTCCAGTCAAAATTCACATCCCCTTTCTATAACATATTGAAAAATAAAAAAGAAGCTATAAAAGGTATAGCTTCTTCCTCTCACTATTTCAATCTCGTTGCACCTTATATTCTATAACCCTACCATCTCTATCAAATTGCAAAACAAGACATTCACTATCTATAGAAATGAAACCACGTTCATTCCCAAGATAGTACAAAGTGGTAATTCCCTCTTCCAAACTTCTTGTTTCTGTAGGAGCCCCTAATAATTTTGTAATTTCCTCGTTTGATTTCCCTATTAATTTATGTTCTTGCATTAAGTCATCTACCATATGTACCCGTTTATCTTCAAACTTTAACCATCGTTCCTGATTAAAGTTTGAAATGTATTTATTTGCACTTAATTGTATTGTGCATACTACCAATGGAATGAGACCCACCATCATTACAGTGAACAGTTTCTTATCTTTATTACGTCTTGCAGAAACATGTAAGATAGACTTTTGAATAATAACTAATAAAATAAACGGCATTACTACCACAAAAATACTCATTACACTCAATGGCACATGAACCATATCAATAACAAAAATAAACGCAATGTACATTAATATATACAAACAAAAATAAGCGTACAACATTCCCCACAATATAGCGCTTTTACCTTTCTCCATCCAAATAGCACCTACTTTATCCCACTATTTGCGGGCAGTTAGACCCCCACCTCAAATTTCGGCTGTACAGGGTAGGAGTCCGTTTGCCCATAAAGCCCTGCTGATTAAAGTTTTACTTTATTTTTCACTTCGCAACATCATTCATCTGGCCAATCATATCTCTAATCTTTTGTAGTTCTCGTGCTGTATATATTACTTTACCTGTTAAAATTTCATTTCTGAAAAACGTTACAATTTGCTCTCTATCTTTTAATCTCGGCAATTTTTCATTAGAAAGATCAATAACTTCTTTGCCACTCTCATTTTCAAAATATACAATCGGTTTTACTTTTTCCTTTACAATATCTACTTGCATTTCTTCCAAACAATTATATAAAGTTTGAGATAGTATTTTCGCTTTATACGCTGGATTCCCTTCATTTCTTACTTGCAAAGTTAATGAAGTTCCCTCCGTAATAAATTCAAACGTCTCTTCTTTTTCAATTTCATGTTGATACTTACCAATTTCCTCAATCATAAATGAATATATACCAGCATTTTCTCTCGTTAAACCATGAATTAATGTCCCCGTCCATTCTTTCGTCTCAAGTAGATAAATGCCAGTTTTACATAAGATGAGGTTATGGATTCGATTATCGTTTATGTCACGTTTATCTCTATATTTATTGCGTATCATAAAAACATTCGGTATAATATGAAACTCTTCTTCTATTATTATTCCTTGCTCAACGAAACCTCGCTTCATATAATGTAATGTTTCATGCGCATTCACTTCAGTACCATTTTTTGTATATTCTCGTAAATCCGCAATTAAATTTTGAAACATATGTATTTCGTTACTATGTTTATCTTGCATTTCACTACGTTCTTTACTATGTTGAACAGCCAATTGATTTTTCATCATACGCATATTTTCAAGTTCTCTAGCTGTATTCACTTGTAAATCATTATATTTTTTCTGTTCCATATTCTTTAAAGTATCCTGTTGTTCTTTATGCTCTGTAATCGTAGCTGCAATCTCATCTTCATACGTTTCAATCGCTTGTTTCTTTTCAAACTCCACTTGCTGACTCTCTGATTCTAACTGTTTATTTTTATAAAACAGTACAAACACTACAGCTAATAATATTAAAATCCCACCTATTAGCACATACTCCATATTATTACTCCTTTATTTCATTTCCGATTATTTTTATAAATATATCAATTATATTATACTATGCTTTTAATATACACTTTGTAAAAATTATATATTTTTTATAAAAAGGCACCTCAAGTAAGATACCTTTTTATAGTTAGACTGCTGGTAAAAAACACTTGGTACTGGCCAATTGTCCAATAATCAGTGTGGACAATCCTCATCAATTAAAGTTTCACTTTATTGCACACCATATTGAATATAACTTGAATCATTATATACCCACTGATTTGTCCCTAAGCAAAGCCATCCATCTTGCTTACTCCATACTCGATATGATTCACCATGATGTAACTGTCTTATAACATTCCCGTTTAATGATGGAGCGTCTCGCAGATTCACATTATCGCCAGTAATAGTTGCTACATAATGTTTATACTGAATATAACTTGAATCATTATATACCCACTGATTTGTCCCTAAGCAGAGCCATCCATCTTGTTCTCCCCAAACTTCATATGATTCGCCACGATTCAATTGGCGAATTACACTAGACTGTAAAGATGGTCCACTTCGTAAATTCACATTATCTCCATTAATTACAGCAACTCCGTATACTGGAGTCGCATTATTAGGCGTGGGAACATTACCTCCACCACTTGCTCCATTTCCTTGTAAAGCTTCTAATGAAACAGCTGCTGATACATCACAATTTCCTACACCTGAAATTTGACCAGAATCTGTGTACTGCCATGCTGTCCACTCTGTCCATCCACCAGCATCAGCAGGCGGTATACTAGAATATCTGGAAATCCATAGTGGAATGTCACTTAACCCGTTAATTCCAAATTCATTAATATACCAAACTCCTGTATATAACATTACACTTTTCCCAGTAGCTTGTTTCACATAATTTACGAAACTTCTTGCCCAATTTGATATAGTCGCACCCGTTAAACTACTATTGCTAGTATCCGTTGGCGATTCTAAATCTAATACAGGAATTAAGTCCGTCTGATTACCCTGTAATATATTCACAAAATATTTCGCTTCTGAAATTGCATCATTTTGTTCTGGGTGCGCAAAATGATATGCACCGATTAATACATTCGCATTTCTCGCAGCTTGTACATTTTGAACGAAAGTAGGGTCAATATAGTTCACACCTTCCGTCGCTTTTGCATACGCCGCTGGAATGCCAGATGACTTCACAGCATTCCAATCAATGTTTCCTTCCCAATGAGACACATCGATAAACGTAACATTTGAACTGGATCTATTTTGCATATAAAAGCTCCTATCAATTTTTTTATTCTGTATACAATATGTATAACTTCAGTTAGTGGACACGACGTTTATGCTATAGTAATAAAGTTCTACTATATTTATTTTGTTGAGATGTTTAAGAAGAAAGTGGAATTGAAACTACACCGTCCACCAGAAACTCCATTAATACACTTTTAACACCTCAAAAAAGGCCTTGTAATTACAAGGCCTTTTGTAAACTCCCTTTATTTTGTAGCAAGTACATATTGTAGTAAAGTCCTTGTTTACTAAGTAACTCCTGATGTGTTCCTCTTTCTATGATTTCCCCTTCATGCATAACAAATATTTGATCCGCATCTTGGATTGTAGACAATCTGTGTGCAATCGCTATCGTTGTTCTACCTTTTCGCATTTGCTGCAATGCCGTTTGGATAGCCTCCTCTGTTTCTGTATCAATATTTGCCGTCGCTTCATCTAACACTAATACTTTCGGATTAGTTGCTATCGTTCTAGCAAAAGCAATTAATTGTCTTTGACCACTAGAAAACGCAGCTCCTCTTTCGACTACTTCTGTATCATATTTCTCTGGTAATTTTTCAATAAACGTATTCGCTTGCACATACCGCGCTGCTTCTTCTATCTCTTCATCCGTTATCTCTTCATTATACATACGAATATTTTGCTTTACATTTCCAGCAAATAAAAATGCATCTTGCAGCACAAGACCAATTTTCTTTCGAATTTCTTGTTCTTCAAATTTCTCTAAACCCACTCCGTCTATTACAATATTACCTGATTTAATATTGTAAAATCTCATTAATAAATTCATAATTGTACTCTTACCACTACCAGTGTGTCCAACGAAAGCAACCGTTTGCCCTGGCTTTACGTGAAAAGATACATTTTTTAAAACGTCACGCTTTCCATCATATGAAAAAGTAACATCTTTAAACTGAATTTCTCCGTTAACTACTCGTGGATTTTCACTCCCGATTTGAACAGGAGCTAAATCTTTATCATCCATTAAATGAAATACACGTGATGATGAAACGAGCGCTTGCTGGAAGAAAGATAGCTTCATCATCATCTCATTTACTGGCTGGAAGAAACGATGAATATAGTTAACGAAAGCATATAAAACCCCTACTTCCACAGGGCTCTTTAAAGCGTCAATTCCAAATAAACCAAGAACTAACGCAATTGCTACAATATGAACAAGATCTGTTGCTGGACGTAAAAGTAATGCATCTAATTTCAATGTACGACGTCCAGCACTATAATGCTTGTTGTTCACTTCTTCAAACTCTTTTCTCATCCGCTTTTCTTGCCGAAACACTTGAACAATATTCATCCCTTGAATGGACTCATTTAGCTTTGCATTTAATACACTCAGTTGATTACGTACCTCTAAATAAAAAGCTGCACTTTTCCGGCGATACAGTACCATAATCGCAAACATAATTGGAATTAATATAAGAGAAAATAGCGCTAATTTTACATCTAGTAAAAACATCGCTACTAAAATCCCTACTAAAAAGACTACATTTTTCACAAATGTTGATAGTACACTAACATAAAAATCTTTAATCGCTTCCGTATCATTCGTTATACGAGATACGAGCGTACCAATCGGCGTACGATCAAAGAAACTTAATGACAACTTTTGAACATGTTCATACACTTCGACTCGCATATCTTGAACAATCTTAAAAGCGATATTTTGAAAGTACAATAAGTCTAAATAAGTAAATAATACTTTTAATAAGTGAGCAATAATATACACTACAAATAGAGTAACAAGTGCTGATTGTTCAAAGTCACGTGGTACTAAGTGTTCATCAAGAAATTGTTTAATTAAAAAAGGACCCATCATTTCAGTTACAGTTGCACCAACTAGAAATAAAAATGCTAATGCTAATAATCCCTTATATGGTCTCATATAAGAAAGCAATCTCCTTAAATCACTCCGCTTTTTCTTAGCCATCATACGCCTCCTTTCTCTACCAACGTCTCTAACTGCTGGCTTTCGTACATTTCTTTATACCAACCATTTTCATTCATTAGTTGTTCATGTGTTCCTCGCTGTACAACCTTACCTTCATCAACAACAAGAATAAGATTTGCATGCTGAATCGCACTTAAACGGTGCGCAGTAATAATCGTTGTTTTTTCTGCTCTTTCTCGTTTCAATGCAGTTAATATAGTTTCTTCTGTTTTTGCATCTACAGCTGATAAACAATCGTCTAAAATTAAAATTTCAGCATTCGTTAATAACGCACGTGCAATGGAAATTCGCTGTTTTTGGCCTCCCGATAGCGAAACCCCTCTT
Encoded here:
- a CDS encoding LrgB family protein, with the protein product MTGFLCLLLTLFTYWVSKKMYQRWNWSLLSPLLVCPIILIALLLGLDTPYETYESGSHWLTELLKPATVAFAWPIYKHFNLLKKHGTAILINVIVGSFLSVITSALLADFFQIDSTIEQSLAPHIVTTPIAMAISEMIGGMSQLTAVFVVLTALTGALLGPTLIRICRIKTALAKGIMLGTSANGTGTSKAFEIGPVEGTIASLSMLLTAGASLVIVPLFLSWIQ
- a CDS encoding NUDIX hydrolase, whose protein sequence is MKRWIGTAAICMNEKNEFLMVLQGKVNEEKRWSVPSGGQEEGEELEECCVREVWEETGYEVEVIDKLCEKKGITYGVPVHVYYYVVKLIGGNMKIQDPDELIHEIDWKGIDEVKKLSLAFPEEYELLYKYKNKKESV
- a CDS encoding DUF3903 domain-containing protein produces the protein MISKYVVECVFCEENRKPRQAIVTVPATSQLLAIQKVRAECKRRFGKTLLLQTEIKEELLFEQKES
- a CDS encoding sulfite exporter TauE/SafE family protein, which produces MAIIITMLLMGVLLGFVGAGGAGFIIAILTLVFHIPIHVALATSLTAMAFTTLSGVVSHYREGNVVFVIGGIVGGFGAIGSFIGSKFGSLVPAHLLHWFTAGMLFLSAIFMFIRLIMFQNREQSSLKGGKELTKDNLIKCICLGLVTGILAGSFGIGSAPFIQLGLMVLLGLTIRQSVGTTMLVILPIAIGGGLGYSSEGYLDYVLLVQVLIGTMLGAYIGAKFTNYAPRMLLRFSMIMTPILAGCMLLVD
- a CDS encoding BC1881 family protein; the encoded protein is MKAIPTDVLSKELMEREGVISITVKEFEKIEVAGVVVSGPAVILINQD
- a CDS encoding NERD domain-containing protein, with the translated sequence MEYVLIGGILILLAVVFVLFYKNKQLESESQQVEFEKKQAIETYEDEIAATITEHKEQQDTLKNMEQKKYNDLQVNTARELENMRMMKNQLAVQHSKERSEMQDKHSNEIHMFQNLIADLREYTKNGTEVNAHETLHYMKRGFVEQGIIIEEEFHIIPNVFMIRNKYRDKRDINDNRIHNLILCKTGIYLLETKEWTGTLIHGLTRENAGIYSFMIEEIGKYQHEIEKEETFEFITEGTSLTLQVRNEGNPAYKAKILSQTLYNCLEEMQVDIVKEKVKPIVYFENESGKEVIDLSNEKLPRLKDREQIVTFFRNEILTGKVIYTARELQKIRDMIGQMNDVAK
- a CDS encoding GH25 family lysozyme — translated: MQNRSSSNVTFIDVSHWEGNIDWNAVKSSGIPAAYAKATEGVNYIDPTFVQNVQAARNANVLIGAYHFAHPEQNDAISEAKYFVNILQGNQTDLIPVLDLESPTDTSNSSLTGATISNWARSFVNYVKQATGKSVMLYTGVWYINEFGINGLSDIPLWISRYSSIPPADAGGWTEWTAWQYTDSGQISGVGNCDVSAAVSLEALQGNGASGGGNVPTPNNATPVYGVAVINGDNVNLRSGPSLQSSVIRQLNRGESYEVWGEQDGWLCLGTNQWVYNDSSYIQYKHYVATITGDNVNLRDAPSLNGNVIRQLHHGESYRVWSKQDGWLCLGTNQWVYNDSSYIQYGVQ
- a CDS encoding ABC transporter ATP-binding protein, translating into MAKKKRSDLRRLLSYMRPYKGLLALAFLFLVGATVTEMMGPFLIKQFLDEHLVPRDFEQSALVTLFVVYIIAHLLKVLFTYLDLLYFQNIAFKIVQDMRVEVYEHVQKLSLSFFDRTPIGTLVSRITNDTEAIKDFYVSVLSTFVKNVVFLVGILVAMFLLDVKLALFSLILIPIMFAIMVLYRRKSAAFYLEVRNQLSVLNAKLNESIQGMNIVQVFRQEKRMRKEFEEVNNKHYSAGRRTLKLDALLLRPATDLVHIVAIALVLGLFGIDALKSPVEVGVLYAFVNYIHRFFQPVNEMMMKLSFFQQALVSSSRVFHLMDDKDLAPVQIGSENPRVVNGEIQFKDVTFSYDGKRDVLKNVSFHVKPGQTVAFVGHTGSGKSTIMNLLMRFYNIKSGNIVIDGVGLEKFEEQEIRKKIGLVLQDAFLFAGNVKQNIRMYNEEITDEEIEEAARYVQANTFIEKLPEKYDTEVVERGAAFSSGQRQLIAFARTIATNPKVLVLDEATANIDTETEEAIQTALQQMRKGRTTIAIAHRLSTIQDADQIFVMHEGEIIERGTHQELLSKQGLYYNMYLLQNKGSLQKAL